atttctttttctaaTGGTCCATATAGTAGTACTTTTGCAGATTTCAGTGAATATTCAGGTGTAATGCACAAgaataaagataaaaaaggaaataaaaaaatgaagaaaaatgtagaaaaagaagaagatgaaaaaaaaaaaaaaaaagttagCGAATATTATCAACTTGATAAAaacattattaataataaaaataatattaataggaatataaaaaaatctattaattatagagaatataataaatattctttatattatgatatacAAATGAATATACCACGACTTAATTTTTATGGTCgagaaaaatataatccCATAGAAATTGTACctaaaattaaaaaaaaaaatgaaaacaTAAATTATAAGGGTCAgacaaatataataaatacatataataataataataatattaataataataataataatgatgagATATTTTTCgataaaaaattatttaattatggaatagaatattatatagatGTAAGTGATCAAGAGATTATATCAAATTGCCTATTCAAATTAAATACATTTTGTAAAAACCATGATAaattacatttattttctttgacaactttttcaaatataaGAGAAGTACtaacattttataattgcataaaatattatggatctacatttaataataaggttattataaattttttttgtaacAGTTGTAAATATGTAGGATGTTcaaaatattctttttttgatattgtaagtattttattatatttagattcttacaataaatatattaaagcTATAGGATTAAATTGTGTTAATATAGAATATgtatatgatttattttacccttttcaaaaatatatatgtccatataataatattaatattaatttgtATCATAGTCAAAATAACCAAATGAATAACATTGTAAAAAATGTAATGAATGAcctaaaaaaaaatagatatatatatgacatgaattttttttgttcacCTAATAAATCTTTAGAAGTCGTATCATTTGATGATGCAAATGGAGATGTGCATTTTCATAATTCATCAAATCAGACAAATCATGTATACAACTATATTGGGAAGTGGATAAATGTGCATGTAAATGGTTTTGGTGGCTGTTGCTATTATAATCCTTACGATATATCTTTGATTAATTACAAAATTAATGagttattataaatattaagcgaattacaaaatatatacataaataaataaatatatataaatatatatatatatataattatatataattattattttttatatttttttttttttatattttgtgGAAGTTATTTGTGTAAAAATAGCTTCCTCCTAACACCTCCCCAATTGGGGATATTGAAAAATAGAAATGTTAAaatgacaaaaaaaaaaaaatacatatatatatatatatatatatatatatatatataatattttttttattcctctttatatatatatatatatatatatataacatacTTGTTTATTCctctttatatatatttattcacTACATTTTCGCTTCAACTTTAATCCTCGTCACTGTCGGTATTTTCTGAGTCACTAAATTCTTCTGAAACATGTTTGTCTTCTGAGATAGCAcatgtttttatttttttataaaattttttgtaaatatcTTCCTTTTCATTGAGTTCAAAAATATGTTTGttttcattataaatatattcaatcatagaattattattttttattcctACTTCTTTTTTTAAGGTGAAAATTGGTTTGTCCGTTTTTATTTCACctttataattaattaataaatcatcacatttataaacatgtcgatatttatatttacaataCCAAGCACATAAACATCgattataaatttttatacaattatcattacatattttacattcactca
This region of Plasmodium gaboni strain SY75 chromosome 12, whole genome shotgun sequence genomic DNA includes:
- a CDS encoding putative homocysteine S-methyltransferase, with amino-acid sequence MTKYLYTLDGGKISELGRLGYENFDFLSYEMKGEHEKNDDMISILENIHLSYLLGGCNIIGTNTFQVNLHSFKKLGIDNGQEILNKYINIAYNSLLKYEEIKRKSKDDINVLINPRNKNNISVYDYLSSYHNVRKKFDILHEKDFSFNIDNYLKDIKIEQSIGDNKYRKFNKSTDNYISFSNGPYSSTFADFSEYSGVMHKNKDKKGNKKMKKNVEKEEDEKKKKKVSEYYQLDKNIINNKNNINRNIKKSINYREYNKYSLYYDIQMNIPRLNFYGREKYNPIEIVPKIKKKNENINYKGQTNIINTYNNNNNINNNNNNDEIFFDKKLFNYGIEYYIDVSDQEIISNCLFKLNTFCKNHDKLHLFSLTTFSNIREVLTFYNCIKYYGSTFNNKVIINFFCNSCKYVGCSKYSFFDIVSILLYLDSYNKYIKAIGLNCVNIEYVYDLFYPFQKYICPYNNININLYHSQNNQMNNIVKNVMNDLKKNRYIYDMNFFCSPNKSLEVVSFDDANGDVHFHNSSNQTNHVYNYIGKWINVHVNGFGGCCYYNPYDISLINYKINELL
- a CDS encoding hypothetical protein (conserved Plasmodium protein, unknown function), whose protein sequence is MSRKLNILKAKLPKAPTGRRPIGYRGNHQHGKSLYDPVYPTTKIPTSLIPRYPIDWRNGGRFLLCVGMRRIENRIIKKMKDSLNFNMSECKICNDNCIKIYNRCLCAWYCKYKYRHVYKCDDLLINYKGEIKTDKPIFTLKKEVGIKNNNSMIEYIYNENKHIFELNEKEDIYKKFYKKIKTCAISEDKHVSEEFSDSENTDSDED